From Phyllopteryx taeniolatus isolate TA_2022b chromosome 18, UOR_Ptae_1.2, whole genome shotgun sequence, the proteins below share one genomic window:
- the abcd4 gene encoding ATP-binding cassette sub-family D member 4 isoform X4, whose translation MGPLSIFAYFVVGTVANKILMGPIVSTLFEQEKLEGDFRFKHMQIRVNAESAAFYRAGKVEHMRTDRRLQTLLQTQRNLINRELWLYIGVNTFDYLGGFLSYIIIAIPIFGGLYDGLTPGELSALISRNAFVCIYLINCFTQLIDLSTALSDVAGYTHRIGELSEAMDDVLRRQCDYDPASGESYDFDSDFNVHGDPVDTAFVVDRLSYKCPDSDRQLVEDLSLTVSEGTHLLVVGNTGTGKTSLLRVLNRLWEAESGFVQMTTCFGPRGTLFLPQKPYLTDGTLREQVIYPLKDIYPASGSVDDDRIKKFLELAGVSSLVKRTGGLDELVDWNWYDVLSPGEMQRLCFARLFYLQPKYAVLDEATSALTEEAESQLYRTCKQLGMTVVSVGHRRSLEKHHDVQLKLCGGGRWELSRIKGRSGSVRDDAVA comes from the exons ATGGGCCCGCTGAGCATCTTCGCTTACTTTGTGGTGGGCACCGTGGCCAATAAAATCCTCATGGGGCCCATCGTGTCCACGCTCTTCGAGCAAGAGAAACTGGAGGGCGACTTCAG ATTCAAGCACATGCAGATCCGAGTCAACGCCGAGTCTGCGGCTTTTTACAG GGCTGGTAAAGTGGAGCACATGAGGACCGACAGACGTCTGCAGACTTTGCTGCAAACTCAGCGAAATCTGATCAACCGAGAGCTGTGGCTCTATA TTGGGGTGAACACCTTCGACTACCTGGGCGGCTTCCTCAGCTACATCATCATCGCTATTCCCATTTTCGGCGGGCTCTACGACGGCCTGACGCCCGGCGAGCTCAGCGCGCTCATCAGCAGG AACGCCTTCGTGTGCATCTACCTGATCAACTGCTTCACACAGCTAATAGACCTTTCCACCGCGCTGTCGGACGTGGCCGGCTACACGCACAG GATCGGAGAGCTGAGCGAGGCGATGGACGACGTCCTACGCCGGCAGTGCGACTACGACCCGGCTTCGGGGGAAAGCTACGACTTTGACAG CGACTTCAACGTGCACGGCGACCCCGTGGACACGGCCTTCGTCGTGGACCGGCTGTCCTACAAGTGCCCCGACTCGGACCGGCAGCTGGTGGAGGACTTGAGCCTGACCGTCAGCGAGGGGACGCACCTGCTGGTGGTGGGCAACACGGGCACGGGCAAGACGTCGCTCTTGAGGGTCCTCAACAGACTGTGGGAGGCCGAGAGCG GTTTCGTCCAAATGACCACGTGCTTCGGGCCCAGAGGAACCCTCTTCCTGCCCCAAAAACCGTACCTGACGGACGGCACGCTGCGGGAACAG GTCATCTACCCGCTCAAGGACATTTACCCTGCATCAG GGTCTGTCGATGACGACAGAATAAAGAAGTTTCTGGAGCTGGCGGGCGTG TCAAGTCTGGTGAAGCGGACTGGCGGGCTGGATGAATTAGTGGACTGGAACTG GTACGACGTTCTGTCTCCGGGCGAGATGCAGCGTCTTTGTTTCGCTCGACTCTTCTACCTGCAGCCCAAATACGCGG TGTTGGACGAGGCCACCAGCGCCTTGACGGAGGAGGCGGAGTCTCAGCTGTACCGCACGTGCAAGCAGCTGGGGATGACTGTGGTCAGCGTGGGACACCGCAGGAGCTTGGAGAAG CACCACGACGTCCAGCTGAAACTGTGCGGCGGCGGCCGCTGGGAGCTGAGCCGAATAAAAGGCCGCAGCGGGAGCGTCAGAGACGACGCGGTCGCGTGA
- the abcd4 gene encoding ATP-binding cassette sub-family D member 4 isoform X2, translated as MFFFFFKFSQTQMAHFEKSNGRGTTQRPKLDWRFVKRFCSIQKVLFPSWSSKSVLMFATLLAVTLAEQLIIYQVGVLPSRFYNVLADKDDKGLKSLLLTAVVLVVLNSTLKSLDQYIANLMYVDWRKTLTESLHTAYFQGRVYYTLNVLREDIDNPDQRISQDAERLCKQMSSMASRLVVSPFTLAYYTYHCFYRFKHMQIRVNAESAAFYRAGKVEHMRTDRRLQTLLQTQRNLINRELWLYIGVNTFDYLGGFLSYIIIAIPIFGGLYDGLTPGELSALISRNAFVCIYLINCFTQLIDLSTALSDVAGYTHRIGELSEAMDDVLRRQCDYDPASGESYDFDSDFNVHGDPVDTAFVVDRLSYKCPDSDRQLVEDLSLTVSEGTHLLVVGNTGTGKTSLLRVLNRLWEAESGFVQMTTCFGPRGTLFLPQKPYLTDGTLREQVIYPLKDIYPASGSVDDDRIKKFLELAGVSSLVKRTGGLDELVDWNWYDVLSPGEMQRLCFARLFYLQPKYAVLDEATSALTEEAESQLYRTCKQLGMTVVSVGHRRSLEKHHDVQLKLCGGGRWELSRIKGRSGSVRDDAVA; from the exons atgtttttttttttttttaaattctctcAGACGCAAATGGCTCACTTCGAGAAGTCAAATGGAAGAGGAACGACACAAAG ACCAAAGTTGGACTGGAGGTTCGTGAAAAGGTTCTGCAGCATCCAGAAGGTTCTGTTCCCGTCCTGGAGCAGCAAAAGTGTCCTCATGTTTGCCACGCTACTGGCAGTCACTTTAGCAG AGCAGCTGATCATTTACCAAGTAGGCGTCCTTCCCAGTCGCTTCTACAACGTGCTGGCCGACAAGGACGACAAGGGCTTGAAGAGCCTGCTGCTCACTGCCGTGGTGCTCGTCGTGCTCAACTCCACT TTGAAAAGCCTGGACCAGTACATTGCCAACCTGATGTACGTGGACTGGAGGAAGACGCTAACGGAGAGCCTGCACACGGCCTACTTCCAGGGACGAGTCTACTACACCCTCAACGTGCTCCGAGAGGACATAGACAACCC CGATCAGCGGATCAGTCAGGACGCAGAGAGGCTGTGCAAGCAGATGAGCTCGATGGCGAGTCGGCTGGTCGTGTCGCCCTTCACGCTGGCTTATTACACCTACCACTGCTTCTACAG ATTCAAGCACATGCAGATCCGAGTCAACGCCGAGTCTGCGGCTTTTTACAG GGCTGGTAAAGTGGAGCACATGAGGACCGACAGACGTCTGCAGACTTTGCTGCAAACTCAGCGAAATCTGATCAACCGAGAGCTGTGGCTCTATA TTGGGGTGAACACCTTCGACTACCTGGGCGGCTTCCTCAGCTACATCATCATCGCTATTCCCATTTTCGGCGGGCTCTACGACGGCCTGACGCCCGGCGAGCTCAGCGCGCTCATCAGCAGG AACGCCTTCGTGTGCATCTACCTGATCAACTGCTTCACACAGCTAATAGACCTTTCCACCGCGCTGTCGGACGTGGCCGGCTACACGCACAG GATCGGAGAGCTGAGCGAGGCGATGGACGACGTCCTACGCCGGCAGTGCGACTACGACCCGGCTTCGGGGGAAAGCTACGACTTTGACAG CGACTTCAACGTGCACGGCGACCCCGTGGACACGGCCTTCGTCGTGGACCGGCTGTCCTACAAGTGCCCCGACTCGGACCGGCAGCTGGTGGAGGACTTGAGCCTGACCGTCAGCGAGGGGACGCACCTGCTGGTGGTGGGCAACACGGGCACGGGCAAGACGTCGCTCTTGAGGGTCCTCAACAGACTGTGGGAGGCCGAGAGCG GTTTCGTCCAAATGACCACGTGCTTCGGGCCCAGAGGAACCCTCTTCCTGCCCCAAAAACCGTACCTGACGGACGGCACGCTGCGGGAACAG GTCATCTACCCGCTCAAGGACATTTACCCTGCATCAG GGTCTGTCGATGACGACAGAATAAAGAAGTTTCTGGAGCTGGCGGGCGTG TCAAGTCTGGTGAAGCGGACTGGCGGGCTGGATGAATTAGTGGACTGGAACTG GTACGACGTTCTGTCTCCGGGCGAGATGCAGCGTCTTTGTTTCGCTCGACTCTTCTACCTGCAGCCCAAATACGCGG TGTTGGACGAGGCCACCAGCGCCTTGACGGAGGAGGCGGAGTCTCAGCTGTACCGCACGTGCAAGCAGCTGGGGATGACTGTGGTCAGCGTGGGACACCGCAGGAGCTTGGAGAAG CACCACGACGTCCAGCTGAAACTGTGCGGCGGCGGCCGCTGGGAGCTGAGCCGAATAAAAGGCCGCAGCGGGAGCGTCAGAGACGACGCGGTCGCGTGA
- the abcd4 gene encoding ATP-binding cassette sub-family D member 4 isoform X1: MFFFFFKFSQTQMAHFEKSNGRGTTQRPKLDWRFVKRFCSIQKVLFPSWSSKSVLMFATLLAVTLAEQLIIYQVGVLPSRFYNVLADKDDKGLKSLLLTAVVLVVLNSTLKSLDQYIANLMYVDWRKTLTESLHTAYFQGRVYYTLNVLREDIDNPDQRISQDAERLCKQMSSMASRLVVSPFTLAYYTYHCFYSTGWMGPLSIFAYFVVGTVANKILMGPIVSTLFEQEKLEGDFRFKHMQIRVNAESAAFYRAGKVEHMRTDRRLQTLLQTQRNLINRELWLYIGVNTFDYLGGFLSYIIIAIPIFGGLYDGLTPGELSALISRNAFVCIYLINCFTQLIDLSTALSDVAGYTHRIGELSEAMDDVLRRQCDYDPASGESYDFDSDFNVHGDPVDTAFVVDRLSYKCPDSDRQLVEDLSLTVSEGTHLLVVGNTGTGKTSLLRVLNRLWEAESGFVQMTTCFGPRGTLFLPQKPYLTDGTLREQVIYPLKDIYPASGSVDDDRIKKFLELAGVSSLVKRTGGLDELVDWNWYDVLSPGEMQRLCFARLFYLQPKYAVLDEATSALTEEAESQLYRTCKQLGMTVVSVGHRRSLEKHHDVQLKLCGGGRWELSRIKGRSGSVRDDAVA, from the exons atgtttttttttttttttaaattctctcAGACGCAAATGGCTCACTTCGAGAAGTCAAATGGAAGAGGAACGACACAAAG ACCAAAGTTGGACTGGAGGTTCGTGAAAAGGTTCTGCAGCATCCAGAAGGTTCTGTTCCCGTCCTGGAGCAGCAAAAGTGTCCTCATGTTTGCCACGCTACTGGCAGTCACTTTAGCAG AGCAGCTGATCATTTACCAAGTAGGCGTCCTTCCCAGTCGCTTCTACAACGTGCTGGCCGACAAGGACGACAAGGGCTTGAAGAGCCTGCTGCTCACTGCCGTGGTGCTCGTCGTGCTCAACTCCACT TTGAAAAGCCTGGACCAGTACATTGCCAACCTGATGTACGTGGACTGGAGGAAGACGCTAACGGAGAGCCTGCACACGGCCTACTTCCAGGGACGAGTCTACTACACCCTCAACGTGCTCCGAGAGGACATAGACAACCC CGATCAGCGGATCAGTCAGGACGCAGAGAGGCTGTGCAAGCAGATGAGCTCGATGGCGAGTCGGCTGGTCGTGTCGCCCTTCACGCTGGCTTATTACACCTACCACTGCTTCTACAG CACAGGCTGGATGGGCCCGCTGAGCATCTTCGCTTACTTTGTGGTGGGCACCGTGGCCAATAAAATCCTCATGGGGCCCATCGTGTCCACGCTCTTCGAGCAAGAGAAACTGGAGGGCGACTTCAG ATTCAAGCACATGCAGATCCGAGTCAACGCCGAGTCTGCGGCTTTTTACAG GGCTGGTAAAGTGGAGCACATGAGGACCGACAGACGTCTGCAGACTTTGCTGCAAACTCAGCGAAATCTGATCAACCGAGAGCTGTGGCTCTATA TTGGGGTGAACACCTTCGACTACCTGGGCGGCTTCCTCAGCTACATCATCATCGCTATTCCCATTTTCGGCGGGCTCTACGACGGCCTGACGCCCGGCGAGCTCAGCGCGCTCATCAGCAGG AACGCCTTCGTGTGCATCTACCTGATCAACTGCTTCACACAGCTAATAGACCTTTCCACCGCGCTGTCGGACGTGGCCGGCTACACGCACAG GATCGGAGAGCTGAGCGAGGCGATGGACGACGTCCTACGCCGGCAGTGCGACTACGACCCGGCTTCGGGGGAAAGCTACGACTTTGACAG CGACTTCAACGTGCACGGCGACCCCGTGGACACGGCCTTCGTCGTGGACCGGCTGTCCTACAAGTGCCCCGACTCGGACCGGCAGCTGGTGGAGGACTTGAGCCTGACCGTCAGCGAGGGGACGCACCTGCTGGTGGTGGGCAACACGGGCACGGGCAAGACGTCGCTCTTGAGGGTCCTCAACAGACTGTGGGAGGCCGAGAGCG GTTTCGTCCAAATGACCACGTGCTTCGGGCCCAGAGGAACCCTCTTCCTGCCCCAAAAACCGTACCTGACGGACGGCACGCTGCGGGAACAG GTCATCTACCCGCTCAAGGACATTTACCCTGCATCAG GGTCTGTCGATGACGACAGAATAAAGAAGTTTCTGGAGCTGGCGGGCGTG TCAAGTCTGGTGAAGCGGACTGGCGGGCTGGATGAATTAGTGGACTGGAACTG GTACGACGTTCTGTCTCCGGGCGAGATGCAGCGTCTTTGTTTCGCTCGACTCTTCTACCTGCAGCCCAAATACGCGG TGTTGGACGAGGCCACCAGCGCCTTGACGGAGGAGGCGGAGTCTCAGCTGTACCGCACGTGCAAGCAGCTGGGGATGACTGTGGTCAGCGTGGGACACCGCAGGAGCTTGGAGAAG CACCACGACGTCCAGCTGAAACTGTGCGGCGGCGGCCGCTGGGAGCTGAGCCGAATAAAAGGCCGCAGCGGGAGCGTCAGAGACGACGCGGTCGCGTGA
- the abcd4 gene encoding ATP-binding cassette sub-family D member 4 isoform X3: MYVDWRKTLTESLHTAYFQGRVYYTLNVLREDIDNPDQRISQDAERLCKQMSSMASRLVVSPFTLAYYTYHCFYSTGWMGPLSIFAYFVVGTVANKILMGPIVSTLFEQEKLEGDFRFKHMQIRVNAESAAFYRAGKVEHMRTDRRLQTLLQTQRNLINRELWLYIGVNTFDYLGGFLSYIIIAIPIFGGLYDGLTPGELSALISRNAFVCIYLINCFTQLIDLSTALSDVAGYTHRIGELSEAMDDVLRRQCDYDPASGESYDFDSDFNVHGDPVDTAFVVDRLSYKCPDSDRQLVEDLSLTVSEGTHLLVVGNTGTGKTSLLRVLNRLWEAESGFVQMTTCFGPRGTLFLPQKPYLTDGTLREQVIYPLKDIYPASGSVDDDRIKKFLELAGVSSLVKRTGGLDELVDWNWYDVLSPGEMQRLCFARLFYLQPKYAVLDEATSALTEEAESQLYRTCKQLGMTVVSVGHRRSLEKHHDVQLKLCGGGRWELSRIKGRSGSVRDDAVA, encoded by the exons ATGTACGTGGACTGGAGGAAGACGCTAACGGAGAGCCTGCACACGGCCTACTTCCAGGGACGAGTCTACTACACCCTCAACGTGCTCCGAGAGGACATAGACAACCC CGATCAGCGGATCAGTCAGGACGCAGAGAGGCTGTGCAAGCAGATGAGCTCGATGGCGAGTCGGCTGGTCGTGTCGCCCTTCACGCTGGCTTATTACACCTACCACTGCTTCTACAG CACAGGCTGGATGGGCCCGCTGAGCATCTTCGCTTACTTTGTGGTGGGCACCGTGGCCAATAAAATCCTCATGGGGCCCATCGTGTCCACGCTCTTCGAGCAAGAGAAACTGGAGGGCGACTTCAG ATTCAAGCACATGCAGATCCGAGTCAACGCCGAGTCTGCGGCTTTTTACAG GGCTGGTAAAGTGGAGCACATGAGGACCGACAGACGTCTGCAGACTTTGCTGCAAACTCAGCGAAATCTGATCAACCGAGAGCTGTGGCTCTATA TTGGGGTGAACACCTTCGACTACCTGGGCGGCTTCCTCAGCTACATCATCATCGCTATTCCCATTTTCGGCGGGCTCTACGACGGCCTGACGCCCGGCGAGCTCAGCGCGCTCATCAGCAGG AACGCCTTCGTGTGCATCTACCTGATCAACTGCTTCACACAGCTAATAGACCTTTCCACCGCGCTGTCGGACGTGGCCGGCTACACGCACAG GATCGGAGAGCTGAGCGAGGCGATGGACGACGTCCTACGCCGGCAGTGCGACTACGACCCGGCTTCGGGGGAAAGCTACGACTTTGACAG CGACTTCAACGTGCACGGCGACCCCGTGGACACGGCCTTCGTCGTGGACCGGCTGTCCTACAAGTGCCCCGACTCGGACCGGCAGCTGGTGGAGGACTTGAGCCTGACCGTCAGCGAGGGGACGCACCTGCTGGTGGTGGGCAACACGGGCACGGGCAAGACGTCGCTCTTGAGGGTCCTCAACAGACTGTGGGAGGCCGAGAGCG GTTTCGTCCAAATGACCACGTGCTTCGGGCCCAGAGGAACCCTCTTCCTGCCCCAAAAACCGTACCTGACGGACGGCACGCTGCGGGAACAG GTCATCTACCCGCTCAAGGACATTTACCCTGCATCAG GGTCTGTCGATGACGACAGAATAAAGAAGTTTCTGGAGCTGGCGGGCGTG TCAAGTCTGGTGAAGCGGACTGGCGGGCTGGATGAATTAGTGGACTGGAACTG GTACGACGTTCTGTCTCCGGGCGAGATGCAGCGTCTTTGTTTCGCTCGACTCTTCTACCTGCAGCCCAAATACGCGG TGTTGGACGAGGCCACCAGCGCCTTGACGGAGGAGGCGGAGTCTCAGCTGTACCGCACGTGCAAGCAGCTGGGGATGACTGTGGTCAGCGTGGGACACCGCAGGAGCTTGGAGAAG CACCACGACGTCCAGCTGAAACTGTGCGGCGGCGGCCGCTGGGAGCTGAGCCGAATAAAAGGCCGCAGCGGGAGCGTCAGAGACGACGCGGTCGCGTGA
- the LOC133467950 gene encoding sphingosine-1-phosphate phosphatase 1-like: MATGVVKTFAETCHSLQDPRLVARFQHLCGVRGTFPEKATVEPQDGGGDDDRPELRRRSPGDDASNGAAVHANGKASDPDPGPEDEDEDESSARAKPLRRNSLTGDVGQEFLIRNKFLFYLFTFGTELGNEMFFIAFFPFLFWNIDALVSRRLIVVWAWNLMVGQSTKDMVRWSRPASPPVVKVEVFYNSEYSMPSTHAMTGTAVPFGLFMLTYGRWQYPFVLGLCVALCWSALVCVSRVYMGMHSVLEVITGFLYSVLILAFFQQTLDKIDDFYMTHAYAPLVIVVSHVGLGLVAFSLDSWSTSRGDTAQALGTGAGAALATHVNFRLGLTADPPASSLPLAARSLGAGAAARSLLRFAVGVAVILLTRTVMKALAIPFLCRLAGLPADDVRRARQRMAVELPYRYIVYSVVGFTCVCVVPLFFKLVSLA; the protein is encoded by the exons ATGGCGACGGGCGTCGTCAAGACATTCGCGGAGACGTGTCATTCTCTCCAGGACCCCCGCCTGGTGGCGAGGTTCCAGCACCTCTGCGGGGTCCGGGGCACGTTTCCGGAGAAGGCGACCGTCGAACCGCaggacggcggcggcgacgacgaCCGCCCCGAGCTACGAAGGAGGAGCCCCGGGGACGACGCGAGCAACGGGGCGGCCGTGCACGCCAACGGGAAGGCGAGCGACCCCGACCCCGGGcccgaggacgaggacgaggacgagagCTCCGCCCGGGCCAAGCCCCTCCGCAGGAACTCGCTGACCGGCGACGTGGGCCAGGAGTTCCTGATCCGCAACAAGTTCCTCTTCTATCTGTTCACCTTCGGCACGGAGCTGGGCAACGAGATGTTCTTCATCGCCTTCTTCCCGTTCCTCTTCTGGAACATCGACGCCCTGGTCAGCCGCCGGCTCATCGTGGTGTGGGCCTGGAACTTGATGGTGGGCCAGTCCACCAAGGACATGGTGCGCTGGTCCCGGCCGGCCTCGCCTCCCGTGGTCAAGGTGGAGGTCTTCTACAACTCCGAGTACAGCATGCCGTCCACGCACGCCATGACGGGCACCGCCGTCCCCTTCGGCCTCTTCATGCTCACCTACGGACGCTGGCAG TACCCGTTCGTGTTGGGTTTGTGCGTGGCTCTGTGCTGGAGCGCGCTGGTGTGTGTGAGCAGAGTCTACATGGGCATGCATTCGGTTCTG GAGGTGATAACGGGCTTCTTGTACAGCGTCCTCATCCTGGCCTTCTTCCAGCAAACTTTGGACAAGATCGACGACTTCTACATGACGCACGCGTACGCGCCGCTCGTCATCGTCGTGTCGCACGTCGGCCTCGGACTCGTGGCCTTCTCCCTTGACTCTTGGAGCACCTCACGGGGGGACACCGCCCAGGCGCTGGGCACCGGGGCCGGCGCCGCCCTGGCCACCCACGTCAACTTCCGGTTGGGCCTGACGGCGGACCCCCCGGCGTCCTCGCTGCCGTTAGCCGCGCGCTCGCTCGGTGCCGGCGCGGCGGCCCGCTCCCTGCTGCGCTTCGCCGTCGGGGTGGCCGTCATCCTGCTCACCCGGACGGTCATGAAAGCGCTCGCCATCCCGTTCCTGTGCCGACTGGCCGGGCTCCCCGCGGACGACGTGAGGCGGGCGAGACAGCGCATGGCCGTGGAACTGCCGTACCGCTACATCGTCTACAGCGTGGTCGGCTTCACGTGCGTGTGCGTGGTGCCGCTCTTCTTCAAGCTGGTAAGCCTGGCGTAA